Proteins from a single region of Nomascus leucogenys isolate Asia chromosome 2, Asia_NLE_v1, whole genome shotgun sequence:
- the LOC101177054 gene encoding basic salivary proline-rich protein 2-like produces MQEDVRGSQPWNWANRRLHYWEATAAKQRWTVTPKVHTGVAHLRRGCMGEARAPASRFAKPASPPPHREVSAAGKGEGAGTPRSRTTITSPESGSQTRRPREGRRPKGPARGCRARQGCGSKVWKPRENFSKRKRGGSTGPVVSPPQPRRPPDFPSAGKRRPCPPGPHARALRGKGPPARRGSHARPGPNSRRRRQRPRPARPPLAGPSLGRLGPRTLSARPERPRPRGGSGRAIENTPLYSEPLQKH; encoded by the exons ATGCAAGAGGACGTAAGAGGGAGTCAACCTTGGAATTGGGCCAACCGCCGCCTGCATTACTGGGAAGCCACTGCTGCCAAGCAAAG GTGGACGGTCACGCCAAAAGTCCACACGGGTGTGGCCCACCTACGGCGAGGCTGTATGGGAGAAGCCCGGGCTCCAGCCTCCCGGTTCGCCAAGCCCGCGTCCCCGCCGCCCCACAGGGAAGTCTCAGCGGCCgggaagggggagggggcaggaacgCCTCGGAGCCGGACGACAATCACTTCCCCGGAAAGCGGCTCCCAGACGCGCCGCCCCAGGGAAGGAAGGCGGCCCAAGGGCCCGGCGCGGGGCTGCCGCGCGCGCCAAGGCTGCGGCAGCAAAGTTTGGAAACCGCGAGAAAACTTTTCCAAGAGGAAACGTGGCGGCAGCACGGGGCCTGTAGTTTCTCCTCCCCAGCCGCGGCGGCCCCCCGACTTCCCGAGCGCTGGGAAGCGCCGGCCGTGCCCGCCCGGGCCCCATGCTCGGGCCCTGCGGGGGAAGGGGCCGCCGGCCCGACGCGGGTCCCACGCCCGCCCGGGGCCCAATTCCCGGCGACGTCGCCAGAGACCGCGCCCCGCCCGCCCGCCGCTCGCGGGGCCCAGCTTGGGACGGCTCGGCCCAAGGACCCTCTCGGCCCGGCCCGAGAGACCGCGCCCGCGAGGAGGGAG